The following DNA comes from Desulfobulbaceae bacterium.
AGGCCTGCCGGCGGATACTTAAGATCATCAAGCCAATTCGCTGTCAGGAAGGGGATAAGGTTATTTCCATTACTCCCTATGACGGATTCAAGCTTACTTGCCACATCGGTTTTAACCATGCCGTTGTTCAGAGTCAGTCATACTCTGTTGATGTCTCACCAGAAAAGTTTTGCGATGAAATATCTTCTGCCAGAACCTTTGGTTTTATCGAACAGGTAGAGGCATTGCAGGCCACTGGTTACGCATTGGGCGGATCGTTGAAAAATGCGGTGGTCATCGGTCAACAAGGGGTTATCAACGAAGAAGGTCTGCGTTTTGGTGATGAGTTTGCCCGTCACAAGATTCTTGATCTGCTTGGTGATCTGGCTCTGCTTGGGTGTTATCTTCAGGGACATGTCGAAGCCACAAAATCAGGCCATGGGCAGCATCTCGCCTTGATGAAAGCGATTGTTGCCAATCCTGAGTGCTGGCAGTGCGTTGAACCTGATCAGTGCTCCGAGGGTGGTATGCTGGAGACATTAGTGTCCAGCATGAACGTCGGAACCGTCATGTTTCCTTTTCTTCAGGCTAAACCTTGTCCTGTAACAGTGTGTTAGTTGTTGGCGGGGGCATGACTGTGGTGGTGTTGAAAAGTTGTCATGCCCTTGATGGTTGGTATTTAGTATAGTCTGAAACTAAGGTGTTAAAGTTGCTCAATCCCGCCTGCGGGG
Coding sequences within:
- a CDS encoding UDP-3-O-acyl-N-acetylglucosamine deacetylase → MMIKNRMEIYQHTVKKPVSFIGTGLHSGQPVKITVSPARAYHGIRFKRYGSDDSMPAFVDRVVDTSLATTIAERGMVVSTTEHLLAALMGLGIDNVLVELDGTEVPIMDGSAAPFVEGLRRVSRTKQKACRRILKIIKPIRCQEGDKVISITPYDGFKLTCHIGFNHAVVQSQSYSVDVSPEKFCDEISSARTFGFIEQVEALQATGYALGGSLKNAVVIGQQGVINEEGLRFGDEFARHKILDLLGDLALLGCYLQGHVEATKSGHGQHLALMKAIVANPECWQCVEPDQCSEGGMLETLVSSMNVGTVMFPFLQAKPCPVTVC